GGGGAGGGCAAGGACTGAGCTGAGGGTTGCCAGGGCATGGGGGAAGTGCAGAAtgcagcagggaggaaggggaggggcagctcACAGGGTGGGGGCCCTGGGCTGAGGTTTGGGGTGGGGCCACTTGAAGAGTGTGTGTGGAGACTGGGAGCAGCTCTTGAGTAGTTTGAGGATCACTCCCCTTACCACTGCGGCTCCCTTTCCTAATCTTTTGGGCAGGCCAGCCTGATGCCACTGTCCTGCTCCCACAGGACTGAGTAGTTTGGGCGGGGAGTGGTAAGTAGGTGAAGCTCACCAAACCCAAACCCCAAACTACACTTCTCCAGCCAAGATCAGACAGCAACACATGGTGGTGGCAGCTGGGGGGACAACCTGGGAGGCCCCCCTGAGCTGGTACTTCCCACAGTGGAGACTTGCTCACCTGCTCACTAACTCCTGCAACCACCTACGCGTTCATCAGGCATCCTGGGACCTGAGATGGGGTGTCTGCCCAGGCCTGACCTGGGAACCACAGGCTAGTCAAGTCGAGCCAGAGCATGACCTCTAGCCACTGCGAAGGACCCAGCAGGAAGACCTGCCACCCACCCTGCCCACGCCCCATTCAGTCTCTTGCAGGAACCGTCTGCCGCCGCTGGTCCTGGCTTTGTGGACCTGGGTGTGGCCTCATCACTGTGCCCTGAAGTACACTGGCGCCAGGCCTGAATTCTTCCATTCTTCCATGGAAAACATAATCAACAATAAATATACATGAATGGCCAAGTGAGCCTGGCTTGCTGGCCACAACTGTCCTCACCTTTCCTGGGAAGGGGTCTCCTGTCCAAGGATCAAAAGTGGGGTCTGCTCTACCTGCCACCAGAAAGCTTGAGGGAAACAAACAGGGCAAGGGTGCAGCATTCCGCTGGGCCCCGGGCATGACACTAGGCCCAGTCCACCTCGCCCACCTCCATCCTGCTTCTTCCCTGCCCCGAGAACCAAAGCTCCCCCtacttcttcccctcttccccagtGCCTCTTCTCTCCAGGCACTGACCATGCTCTGGATTACATCAGCAGGCTCCTTCCCTGCAGGGCCTTGGTTTTGCAAATAGATTGTTCCTTCTATCTTTGGCCAGAGCTCCTGCCAAGTCTCCCACGCCACAAGTCTCATCAGGGTCCAGTaacactttctctctccttccgGCCCCAGGGCTCTGAGCATGCCATCTGCACTGGATACACCACCCTTGAAGCACCCCCTCAACTCCCATCTCCCAACCTCTTAGGGCCACACTAGCTTCTCACCTGGGCCCTTAAAGCTTTTCCTGCCAGTGCAAGTTGAGATTAGACCACCAGGTGAACTACAGTGGTTCTTCAGTGTAGGAAAAGTGTCCACATCCTGTAAGCACCTCCAGTGGTGAGATGTGGCCTGATTCCCCCAGCCTGCTGGTATTCAAAGACCATGGAGGAATATCCCATTTATTTAACAGCACGTCCTCTTGGCCAGGCCCTTTTGTTCATAGCTCACGCAACCCCCAAATCCTGCCAGGTAATTTaagcatccccattttacacctgaggaaaccaaggctcagctTTAAAagggacttgctcaaggtcactggGACGATGGGCTGGGGTAAAATCTAGGCTGTTTAATTCCAAAGTCTATGATTCACTGACATGTGGCCATGGGTCCAGAGGCACCGAGAGCCCCCAGAGTCAACATCAGGGTGGTGCTTGCAGGAGCTGCATCTGTCCTTGTGATGAGTCCCTCAGGAGTGGCCTGGGTTGAGTGTTGCCCTCCACATCTGCAGCACAGAATCCCGGCGGGTTGTGTAGGGTAAATGTTTGATGCGAAACCAGTGTCTGGGAACGATGTTCCCACTGGGCGTATACAGCTGCTCTCCACGCTTGCCCAAGAGACTGCGCAGGGCTATGTTGCCCGACAAAATCTTCTCATAGAACTCCACTCCACCCTGGGCATAGGCTGCAGACAGTGCAGCTGTGCGGCGGTCGAGCCAGGCTTCCAGCGCATGAGTGAGAGAGTCCGTGGAGAAGGCATAGGCCACAAAGCCGGCCACTGCTGCTGCCAGGTTGAAGGCAGCCCGTAAATTCATGGGGCCTCCATAGAGCCCCAGTGCATGCTTGGCACCCACGCCCAGCGCCCAGGTGCCTGCCAGGCAAGCTGGGGCCAACAGGGCCTGTAGGGCGGCTGTACTGCTCTCCAGGTATACCACTTCCTTGGCCAAGGCAAACTTCTGGGCGTCGCGGGACAGGGTCAGGGCATCTCTCAGCCGGGTGCCTGCTGGGCTCTGCCAGTTGACTCTTTGCCCGTGTACAACTACTGGGTGATCACTGTCGATCAATGTGCCACCCAGGAAGGTGGCTGGGATGCCCACTATCGCCCCAGCAGGGAGTCGCGGGAAGCCAGCACTCACAGGCTGGAAGGTGAATGAGGTGAAAGCCTCATAGCTATGGCCCGAGGGGATACCCACGTCCTGGAGCACCTCTTGGAAGAGGCTCTGCAGCTCTGGGGAGAGCGGAGCTGGCTGGCCCTGAGGCCAGTACTGGTACAGCCACCGGATCACAGGATCTGGGAAGAGGTGGTATGAGATCTGGGCCCCGAACAGGCCGGCACAGGAACCCACCAACAGGCCTGCTCTGTGTCTCTGCACGAATGCTGCGGCCCGCCACAGGGGACCTGCCATGAGTGTGGCCACCGATGTGAACCTGggtcaagaaaaagagaagacagccAATAGTTCCCTGGGTCGGCCTGCACACTGAACATATCCGAAGATCACATTCTTTTTAGTGGGGGCAATACAGCAAGGTGGTTAAGAACATGagctctagggatgcctgggtggctcagcggttgggcgtctgcctttggctcaggtcatgatcctggagacccgggattgggtcccgcatcgggctccctgcatggagcctgcttctccctgtctgtctctgcctctctctctctgtgtctctcatgtataaataaaatcttgaaaaaaaaaaaaaaaaaagaacatgagctCTAGAGCCAGAGTTCAAATCTAACCTCCATCTCTGTGCATcaccttctccatctgcccaaCAGGCTTCCGACAATGGCATCATGAGAGTGGCTGTGAGGAGTATACGACTGAACACACATAAAGTAACTAGTGTGGCACAGCAGCACACACCCCTTGTGATGATGCTGTGATTATTCCCATGGCTAGGCACAGCACGAAGTACCCAACTGCCTCACTCCGCTATTCATCCCATAGAGAAGCCCCCTATGATTGCTAATTTATAGGTGAAACCTAAGTTCAACTTACTGATTACTTCCTATATGCTAAACACAATTCTGAGAGCTTTATATATACTGTCTAATGACTGAATCCTCACAACTCCATAACCTAATTACTACTATTGCCCCTATTTTAAAGCCCTGGAAACCGAGGCACGGATAAGCTAAGCAAGTTGGAAACCCCAAAATCGCAAAGTGACAGTGCTGCAGGCTGAGTCGTGTCCCcttcaaattcatatgctgaagccttAACTCTCCGTCTCTCACAATGTAACTGTATTTAGAgatggggtttttatttttatttttttattttttaatattttatttatttatgacagatacagagagagagagaggcagagacacaggcagagggagaagcaggctccatgcaccaggagcccgatgtgggattcgatcccgggtctccaggatcacgccctgggccaaaggcaggcgccaaaccgctgcgccacccagggatccctagagatggggtttttaaagagataattaagttaaagtGAGGTCATTAGGTAGGTCCTCTTCTGACCGGTGTCCCTAAGGGAacagattaggacacagacacgtAGGGGGCAGCCCACGAAGGGACACAAGCCAACGGGAGCGCTCTCGGGACCTTCATCTCGGACTTTGAGCCTCCAGACCTGAGAAAACAAGTTTCCGCCACCCAGTACTTGCCCGCAGCCTGGCTGGCTAACACTGGTCCAGTATGGGAACACAGGTTATCAAGGGTTCACAGCAAACTTCATTTCCGAAAAAACTTTGAATGCTAAATCACAAATATACACAAAGCAGACAAAATAGCACATTAGCCAGCTTCAACCAACTCGTGGCCAATCTTGTTTCCTCTTCTCCCACCCACATTCCTCTTCCAACTGGTTTATTTGGAAACACATCCCAGGCGTCCTCTCCCTTCATCCGTAAATATTGCAGCAAGAATTCGCAACTCTTTTACTCTGGCTGAAGCCTATGGTCTTCCTGCCTGCGACACGCGTTTCATTGGCAAGCAAGTTGCCGCCAACAAGAACGCGGGGCACCcctggcctgttttttttttttttttttaagattttatttatttattcatagagatgcaaagagagagagagagagagagagagagacaggcagaggcacaggcagagggaggagcaggctccatgcagggagcccgacgcgggactcgaccccgggtctccagatcacaccccgggctgcaggcggcgccaaaccgctgcgccaccggggctgccccacccctgcctgttTTAACAAAAACTCCCGGAAGGACACATCGCTTGGGGCTACCTTCCCGAGAGACAGGCGAGGACCGCAAGGGTCCTGGACAGAGCCCCAAGGCCCCCAGCGCCGAGGCCGCCATCCAGGCTGGGCGACGAGGGGCTGCGGCGCCCCTCCCGGGCCCCGAGGCTGCGCCCCGCAGTTCGAGCCGGCGGCCGGAGGCGATGCtggggcgggggcccgggcggcTCCGCGAACTCCGCCgcccaccggggactcacctccGCCGCCGCAGCCCGGGACCCGGCGGCACGTGCGCccgcgggaggggggggggcgtgcGCGGCGTACGTCGGCCCGTGCTCTGGGGGCGGGGACCATGGGGGCGGGGCGTGCGCGGTGCACGTCGGCCCGCGCTCGGGGGGCGGGGACCATGGGGGCGGGGCGTGCGCGGCGTACGTCGGCCCGCGCTCGGGGGGCGGGGACTATAGGGGGCGGGACCTGCATGGTGCACGTCAGCCCGAGCTCTGGGGGCGGGGACCATAGGGGCGGGGCGTGCGCGGTGCACGTCGGCTCGGCCCTGGGGGCGGGGACTATGGGGGGCGGGGAttcgggggcggggcgggagccggGGCGCGGGTACTAGCCCGCCGGCGACTGGGGCGGGCGCGGGAGCAGGGGGTTCCTCTGCTACTGCACCTTGGAGCGGGGCTGCAATATGCGACTTCTCGCGTCGGGATGAGCGAAGCGGGCTGGGTCACCCGAAACAGCGGCCCTGCGTGGGTCAGGAGGTGGCCTACGGCTGAGCCCCCATCGGAGCCCATGCCCACCTGACTGCCGGGTCCGTGGCCTTTTCTGTCTGGGCTGGTCTGGGATTTATTCTGTTAAcagttgtaaataaatttttttaaaaagattttatttatttatgatagagaaagagagagagaaaggcagagacacaggagagagaagcaggctccatgcccggagcctgacgcgggactcgatcccgagtctccaggatcgcgccctgggccaaaggcaggcgccaaaccgctgagccacccagggatccctgtaaataaagttttattgggaagACAGCCATGTCTGTTTCTTTAAAGTCACCTATGGCTGCTTTCCTCCAGAAGGGCA
This portion of the Canis lupus dingo isolate Sandy chromosome 19, ASM325472v2, whole genome shotgun sequence genome encodes:
- the LOC112647948 gene encoding transmembrane protein 177 isoform X9, which codes for MFPSLETSIYQQNPSPGLFAVMHPLTYAETLIDYHLCPHPKYKFIKESHRGSSIPLTQKQFLHHTDIIPGIMHWKKFQPLALSSLPETSKIDTTQSCDSFNLAMLPKNVPALLDALPEEDRLETAERELCEQNIEVMLTPEIIEAEFPMLDHKDTKKEKFTSVATLMAGPLWRAAAFVQRHRAGLLVGSCAGLFGAQISYHLFPDPVIRWLYQYWPQGQPAPLSPELQSLFQEVLQDVGIPSGHSYEAFTSFTFQPVSAGFPRLPAGAIVGIPATFLGGTLIDSDHPVVVHGQRVNWQSPAGTRLRDALTLSRDAQKFALAKEVVYLESSTAALQALLAPACLAGTWALGVGAKHALGLYGGPMNLRAAFNLAAAVAGFVAYAFSTDSLTHALEAWLDRRTAALSAAYAQGGVEFYEKILSGNIALRSLLGKRGEQLYTPSGNIVPRHWFRIKHLPYTTRRDSVLQMWRATLNPGHS
- the LOC112647948 gene encoding transmembrane protein 177 isoform X10, whose product is MAGPLWRAAAFVQRHRAGLLVGSCAGLFGAQISYHLFPDPVIRWLYQYWPQGQPAPLSPELQSLFQEVLQDVGIPSGHSYEAFTSFTFQPVSAGFPRLPAGAIVGIPATFLGGTLIDSDHPVVVHGQRVNWQSPAGTRLRDALTLSRDAQKFALAKEVVYLESSTAALQALLAPACLAGTWALGVGAKHALGLYGGPMNLRAAFNLAAAVAGFVAYAFSTDSLTHALEAWLDRRTAALSAAYAQGGVEFYEKILSGNIALRSLLGKRGEQLYTPSGNIVPRHWFRIKHLPYTTRRDSVLQMWRATLNPGHS